A portion of the Haliaeetus albicilla chromosome 5, bHalAlb1.1, whole genome shotgun sequence genome contains these proteins:
- the MGA gene encoding MAX gene-associated protein isoform X10 gives MEKQQIVLGSRDGGTVSGAAPAFFVILKQQQGNGKADQGILVANRDACALASSVSTPIKSKVKTCLPADCVSGGITVTLDNNSMWNEFYHRNTEMILTKQGRRMFPYCRYWITGLDATQRYILVMDISPVDNHRYKWNGRWWEPSGKAEPHVLGRVFIHPESPSTGQYWMHQPVSFYKLKLTNNTLDQEGHIILHSMHRYLPRLHLVPADKATEVIQLNGPDVHTFTFPQTEFFAVTAYQNIQITQLKIDYNPFAKGFRDDGLNSRPQRDVKQNSNLELEAGDVFSAASIRGRPAEVDALDLHQRSLDSSFIGQNPSDIDLDKESFNAERDFLGFLDTDLSSGDVPKLKQEVSESPIASSYESSSRVASPLDPNGHFNVVIKEEPVDDYNYESSICTQGISVKQEDTDEETDEYSNTDDEDPILQKHLMRRSETDGIDGEFRSRKRVLTSPSGVAKAKMLKLDSGKMPVVYLEPCAVTKSTVKISELPQTMLSSCKKEKSPLSAILDSLPVCFENHKGSCSGTATVTEELVMKKQSSGGKMSQKYSSIREAQWGLSKSPNFNLRGSVSCHFSAKEICGRKRPGILKNPMSLKGSGSNQNTLSSVTTKRGRPRKLKISKAGRPPKGIGKTVITSKNSSLGPGSILPDVKPDLEDVDGVLFVSFASKEALDIHTVDRAGGEESQNLQAPLLTTNDPDCQARIQVLEKELMEELKTLRHKQVIHPSLQEGCLHSFHVALVGVILLVFVWVFFTS, from the exons ATGGAGAAACAGCAAATTGTCTTGGGTAGCCGGGATGGTGGGACTGTGTCTGGTGCAGCACCTGCTTTTTTTGTAATCttgaaacagcagcagggaaatgGTAAAGCTGACCAAGGAATCCTAGTAGCAAACCGTGATGCTTGTGCTCTCGCCAGCAGTGTATCAACTCCAATAAAATCCAAAGTCAAGACCTGCCTCCCAGCTGACTGTGTCTCAGGGGGCATTACCGTCACCCTAGATAACAACAGTATGTGGAATGAATTCTACCATCGCAACACAGAGATGATTCTGACGAAGCAGGGGAGGCGCATGTTCCCATACTGCCGATACTGGATTACAGGTCTGGATGCCACTCAGAGGTATATCCTAGTCATGGACATATCCCCTGTGGACAATCACCGATACAAATGGAATGGCCGTTGGTGGGAGCCCAGTGGGAAGGCAGAACCGCATGTTCTCGGGCGAGTGTTTATTCATCCAGAATCTCCTTCCACTGGCCAGTACTGGATGCACCAGCCCGTGTCCTTCTACAAACTCAAACTTACCAACAATACCCTGGACCAGGAGGGTCATATAATCTTGCATTCTATGCACCGTTATCTGCCACGACTTCACTTGGTGCCTGCAGACAAAGCTACAGAAGTCATTCAGCTCAATGGCCCTGATGTCCATACATTTACCTTTCCACAGACAGAGTTCTTCGCAGTTACAGCCTACCAGAACATCCAGATTACCCAGCTGAAAATAGATTACAATCCTTTTGCTAAAGGATTCAGAGATGATGGGTTGAATAGTCGACCTCAGCGTGATGTGAAACAAAACAGTAACTTAGAATTGGAAGCAGGTGATGTTTTTAGCGCTGCTAGCATTCGTGGTCGACCTGCTGAAGTTGACGCATTAGATTTGCATCAGAGAAGTTTAGATTCTTCATTCATTGGTCAAAACCCATCAGACATTGATCTGGACAAAGAGTCCTTTAATGCAGAAAGGGACTTCCTGGGTTTCCTGGACACTGACCTGTCTTCGGGTGATGTGCCAAAGCTAAAACAAGAAGTCTCTGAAAG tcCCATTGCTAGCAGTTACGAAAGCAGTTCCCGTGTGGCATCCCCATTGGACCCAAATGGACACTTTAATGTAGTCATTAAAGAGGAACCAGTAGATGACTACAACTATGAGTCAAGTATTTGCACACAAGGAATAAGTGTGAAGCAGGAAGACACAGATGAAGAAACTGATGAGTATTCCAACACTGATGATGAAGATCCCATCCTACAAAAACACCTGATGAGACGCAGTGAAACAGATGGAATTGATGGAGAATTCAGGTCTAGGAAGCGTGTGCTAACCAGTCCTTCAGGTGTTGCCAAAGCAAAAATGTTAAAACTGGATAGTGGGAAGATGCCTGTGGTCTATTTGGAACCTTGTGCAGTCACAAAGAGCACAGTGAAGATATCTGAGCTGCCACAGACCATGCTCTCCTcttgcaagaaggaaaaatccCCTTTAAGTGCAATACTGGATTCCTTACCTGTGTGTTTTGAAAATCACAAAGGCTCTTGCTCAGGCACAGCTACTGTAACTGAGGAGTTAGTTATGAAAAAACAATCTTCTGGGGGTAAAATGTCACAGAAATACTCTTCAATCAGAGAGGCCCAGTGGGGTCTATCTAAATCACCTAATTTTAATCTCAGGGGCTCAGTAAGTTGTCACTTTTCAGCGAAAGAGatctgtggaagaaaaaggcCTGGCATACTGAAAAATCCTATGTCCCTGAAAGGCTCTGGTAGCAATCAAAACACCCTATCATCAGTTACAACTAAAAGAGGAAGGCCACGGAAACTGAAAATTTCCAAGGCTGGTCGACCACCTAAAGGTATAGGGAAAACTGTAATAACGAGCAAGAACAGCTCTCTTGGGCCTGGGAGTATCCTTCCAGATGTTAAGCCGGACCTTGAAGATGTTGATGGAGTCCTCTTTGTGTCCTTTGCATCAAAG GAAGCTCTTGACATTCACACTGTTGATagagctggaggagaagagTCGCAGAATCTTCAGGCTCCCTTGTTGACTACAAATGATCCAG ATTGTCAAGCAAGAATACAAGTACTGGAAAAGGAGTTGATGGAAGAGCTGAAGACCTTGAGGCATAAGCAAGTAATACATCCTAGCCTTCAGGAAG GCTGTCTGCATTCATTCCACGTTGCACTTGTTGGAGTCATCCTCTTGGTTTTTGTCTGGGTGTTTTTTACTTCATGA